A genomic stretch from Hymenobacter psoromatis includes:
- a CDS encoding AraC family transcriptional regulator, translating into MPTLLRQPLVPTHPFEPDAAAGFGAFTLARYEGNLSYEADVLLPHRKAYFMLIFVQHSQGRHWVDGRPYDRQDNHLYFSTPGQVLVKEEPTPFWGTRLSFTSELLALEQHAALRQLPLIANPQNEHALRLDAADTALVDEQLARLAAEYHRPGPWQLPLLSAHLTVLLTYLSRLYTEQFPAAVPSADKLLLRAYQARIEACFREQHEVGAYAAQLHLSAGHLSEVVKAQSGKPAIKHLHERLVLEARRLLVYTPLSHKEIAFDLGFAEPSYFSRFFKRETGLSPAQYRRRSREMYLTDREMDTNGAPYAR; encoded by the coding sequence ATGCCCACGCTCCTTCGGCAGCCCCTGGTCCCTACCCACCCCTTTGAGCCCGACGCGGCGGCGGGCTTCGGGGCCTTCACGCTGGCCCGCTACGAAGGGAACCTGAGCTACGAGGCCGACGTGCTGCTGCCGCACCGCAAGGCGTACTTTATGCTGATATTCGTGCAACACAGCCAGGGCCGGCACTGGGTGGATGGGCGGCCCTACGACCGGCAGGACAACCACCTGTATTTCAGCACGCCGGGCCAGGTGCTGGTGAAGGAAGAGCCGACGCCGTTCTGGGGCACCCGCCTCTCGTTTACCAGCGAGCTGCTGGCCCTGGAGCAACACGCGGCCCTGCGCCAGCTGCCCCTCATCGCCAACCCGCAAAATGAGCACGCGCTGCGCCTGGACGCGGCCGACACGGCGCTGGTAGACGAGCAGCTGGCCCGGCTGGCCGCCGAGTACCACCGCCCCGGCCCGTGGCAGCTGCCCCTGCTGAGTGCCCACCTCACGGTGCTGCTCACGTACCTGAGCCGGCTCTACACGGAGCAGTTTCCGGCCGCCGTGCCCTCGGCCGATAAGCTGCTGCTCCGCGCCTACCAGGCCCGGATTGAAGCGTGCTTCCGCGAGCAGCACGAGGTAGGCGCGTATGCGGCGCAGCTGCACCTCTCGGCGGGGCACCTGAGCGAGGTGGTGAAGGCGCAGAGCGGCAAGCCGGCCATCAAGCACCTGCACGAGCGCCTGGTGCTGGAAGCCCGCCGCCTGCTGGTATACACCCCGCTCTCGCACAAGGAAATAGCCTTCGACCTGGGCTTTGCCGAGCCGTCTTATTTCAGCCGCTTCTTCAAGCGCGAAACCGGCCTGTCGCCGGCGCAGTACCGCCGCCGCAGCCGCGAAATGTACCTGACAGACCGGGAAATGGATACCAATGGCGCTCCCTACGCCCGGTAA
- a CDS encoding short-chain dehydrogenase produces the protein MKKALITGANKSIGLETARQLLRLGYYVYLGSRDLPNGQRAADQLRAEGLDQVEPLQLDVTDHASIAAARQALGQRTDVLDVLINNAGISGGYPQPALTTDISVIKEVFETNVFGVIAVTQAFIDLLRPSPEPRIVNVTSGLGSLTLHNDPSWKYYAVKQAAYPASKAALNAYTIMLAYELRDTPFKVNAVDPGYTATDFNHHSGPGSLPDAAARVVKAAVLGSNGPTSQFFSDDNAPETGISPW, from the coding sequence ATGAAAAAAGCCCTCATCACGGGTGCCAATAAAAGCATTGGCCTCGAAACCGCCCGGCAACTCTTACGCCTCGGCTACTACGTGTACCTGGGCAGCCGCGACCTGCCAAACGGCCAGCGGGCCGCCGACCAGCTCCGGGCCGAAGGGCTCGACCAGGTAGAACCCCTTCAGTTGGACGTAACGGACCACGCCTCCATCGCGGCCGCCCGGCAGGCGCTGGGCCAGCGCACCGACGTGCTGGACGTGCTCATCAACAACGCCGGCATCAGCGGCGGCTACCCGCAGCCGGCCCTCACCACCGATATCAGCGTGATTAAGGAGGTATTTGAAACCAACGTGTTTGGGGTAATTGCAGTAACGCAGGCGTTTATCGACCTGCTGCGGCCGTCGCCGGAGCCCCGGATTGTCAACGTCACTTCGGGCCTGGGCTCGCTGACGCTGCACAATGACCCGTCCTGGAAATATTACGCCGTTAAGCAAGCCGCTTATCCGGCGTCCAAAGCAGCGCTGAATGCCTATACCATTATGCTGGCCTACGAGCTGCGCGACACGCCCTTCAAAGTGAACGCCGTGGACCCCGGCTACACCGCCACCGACTTTAATCACCACAGCGGCCCCGGCAGCTTGCCCGATGCCGCCGCCCGCGTCGTAAAAGCCGCCGTACTCGGCTCCAATGGCCCCACCAGCCAGTTTTTCAGCGATGATAATGCCCCCGAAACGGGCATCAGCCCCTGGTAA
- a CDS encoding NAD-dependent dehydratase has protein sequence MKIILTGSLGHISQPLARTLVGQGHAVTVISSSPGRRAAIEALGATAAIGSVADAGFLAAAFAGADAVYAMVPPNMAAPDVLAYYQGVGRSYAQAIGQAGVRRVVHLSSWGADLDHGTGPILGSHQVEGILNELPNVALTHLRPGSFYYNLYGFAGLIKHQGIIGSNYGGDDVVVLSAPADIAAAAAQELTAPTGPAVRYLASDVRTCTEIARALGTALGRPELPWLTFSDEQTQQGLEQNGIPASVAALLVEIGASIHNDSMRQGYLQNPPLALGQVKVADFAREFAAAF, from the coding sequence ATGAAAATTATCCTCACCGGCTCCCTGGGCCACATCAGCCAGCCGCTGGCCCGCACGCTCGTGGGGCAGGGCCACGCGGTTACGGTTATCAGCAGCAGCCCCGGCCGCCGAGCCGCCATCGAGGCGCTGGGGGCCACGGCCGCCATCGGCTCCGTGGCTGACGCGGGCTTTCTGGCCGCTGCCTTCGCCGGGGCCGACGCCGTGTACGCGATGGTGCCGCCCAATATGGCCGCGCCCGACGTGCTGGCCTACTACCAGGGGGTAGGCCGTAGCTACGCCCAGGCCATCGGGCAGGCCGGGGTGCGCCGGGTAGTGCACCTCAGCAGCTGGGGGGCCGACCTCGACCACGGCACCGGCCCCATTCTGGGCTCGCACCAAGTCGAAGGCATATTAAATGAGCTGCCCAATGTGGCCCTCACGCACTTGCGGCCCGGCTCGTTCTACTACAACCTCTACGGCTTCGCGGGCCTGATAAAGCACCAGGGCATTATTGGCTCGAACTACGGCGGCGACGACGTGGTGGTGCTGTCGGCCCCCGCCGACATTGCCGCCGCCGCCGCCCAGGAGCTGACGGCCCCCACCGGCCCGGCCGTGCGCTACCTGGCCAGCGACGTGCGCACCTGCACCGAAATCGCACGGGCCCTGGGCACCGCCCTCGGCCGCCCCGAGCTGCCGTGGCTGACTTTCAGTGATGAGCAAACTCAGCAGGGCCTGGAGCAAAACGGCATCCCGGCCAGCGTGGCCGCGTTGCTGGTTGAGATAGGAGCCAGCATTCACAACGACTCCATGCGGCAGGGCTACCTGCAAAATCCGCCTTTGGCCCTGGGCCAGGTGAAAGTAGCCGATTTCGCCCGCGAGTTTGCGGCGGCGTTTTAG
- a CDS encoding oxidoreductase: MANELPMETAFLLGGDLPVNRLGFGAMRLTGPGIFGPPTDRPAMLALLRRVVELGVNFIDTADMYGPFVSEELIAEALHPYAAGLVIGTKGGAVSFGPGREGVLLDGTPQHLHDALHGSLRRLRLARFDLYQLHRIDPRVPAERTFAFLAEARQQGLVRHLGLSEVSVDDIKLAQQHFPVASVQNRYSLFDREHEPVLDYCRAQGIAFIPWFPIGGGLVQDMNHMEQVAARHQVSARQVALSWLLHHAPNILPIPGTASLAHLEENVQAAAVRLTTQDMQELNALS; encoded by the coding sequence ATGGCCAACGAATTGCCAATGGAAACCGCTTTCTTGCTGGGCGGCGATTTGCCCGTCAACCGCCTGGGCTTTGGCGCGATGCGCCTGACCGGCCCCGGCATTTTTGGGCCGCCCACCGACCGCCCGGCCATGCTCGCGCTGCTGCGCCGGGTGGTAGAGCTGGGCGTCAATTTTATTGATACGGCCGACATGTACGGCCCCTTCGTGTCGGAAGAGCTGATTGCCGAGGCCCTGCATCCCTACGCCGCCGGGCTGGTGATTGGCACCAAGGGCGGGGCCGTGAGCTTCGGCCCCGGCCGCGAGGGCGTGCTGCTCGACGGCACGCCGCAGCATCTGCACGACGCCCTGCACGGCAGCCTGCGCCGCCTCCGGCTGGCGCGCTTCGACCTCTACCAGCTGCACCGCATTGACCCCCGCGTGCCCGCCGAGCGCACGTTTGCTTTTCTGGCCGAGGCCCGGCAGCAGGGCCTGGTGCGGCACCTGGGCTTGTCGGAAGTGTCGGTAGATGACATTAAGCTGGCGCAGCAGCACTTCCCGGTGGCCTCGGTACAGAACCGCTACAGCCTCTTCGACCGCGAGCACGAGCCCGTGCTGGACTACTGCCGGGCGCAGGGCATTGCCTTTATTCCGTGGTTTCCCATCGGCGGGGGCCTGGTGCAGGATATGAACCACATGGAGCAGGTAGCGGCGCGGCACCAGGTGTCGGCGAGGCAGGTGGCCCTGAGCTGGCTGCTGCACCACGCGCCCAATATCCTGCCCATTCCGGGCACGGCCAGCCTGGCGCATCTCGAAGAAAATGTGCAGGCGGCCGCCGTGCGCCTGACCACCCAGGACATGCAGGAGCTGAACGCGCTGAGCTAA
- a CDS encoding chloramphenicol acetyltransferase, with amino-acid sequence MKQLIDLATWPRREHFEFFSAFEEPFFGLVAEVDCTHAQAEAKRLGVSFFLYYLHHALQAANQVEAFRYRIEAGQVYCYDHVHASATIGRPDHTFSFSFLEQHADLAEFVAGAEVEIAAVRQTSGLGLSERTGRPDVLHCSAIPWVRFTGLTHARSFRHPDSCPKISFGQVYHDGAARRMAVSVNVHHGLADGYHVGQFLDIFQQRLGA; translated from the coding sequence ATGAAGCAGCTGATTGACCTGGCCACCTGGCCCCGCCGCGAACATTTCGAGTTTTTTTCCGCCTTTGAGGAGCCCTTTTTTGGCCTCGTGGCCGAGGTGGACTGCACCCACGCCCAGGCCGAGGCCAAGCGGCTGGGGGTGTCGTTCTTCCTCTACTACCTGCACCACGCGCTGCAGGCTGCCAACCAGGTCGAGGCCTTCCGCTACCGCATCGAGGCGGGGCAGGTGTACTGCTACGACCACGTGCACGCCTCGGCCACCATCGGGCGGCCCGACCACACGTTCAGCTTTTCCTTCCTCGAGCAGCACGCCGACCTGGCCGAGTTCGTGGCCGGGGCTGAGGTTGAAATCGCGGCCGTGCGCCAGACCAGCGGCCTGGGCCTGAGCGAACGCACCGGCCGGCCCGACGTCCTTCACTGCTCGGCCATTCCGTGGGTGCGCTTCACGGGCCTGACCCACGCCCGCAGCTTCCGGCACCCCGACAGCTGCCCCAAAATCTCCTTTGGCCAGGTGTACCACGACGGTGCCGCCCGGCGCATGGCCGTGTCCGTCAACGTGCACCACGGCCTGGCCGATGGCTACCATGTGGGCCAGTTTCTGGACATTTTCCAGCAACGCCTTGGAGCGTAG
- a CDS encoding ABC transporter permease: MQLLTELFAFWHAQAGKLGQQTLQHIALTAAALLLGVAVGVPVGLWLTRRPRYAPAVLGAAGILQTVPSIALLGFLIPVMGIGAAPAILALLLYSLLPIIRNTVAGIQGVPPAVVEAAKGLGFTDGQILRRVELPLALPVLMAGIRTATVINVGVATLAAYVAAGGLGEFIFGGIALNNPVMILAGAIPAAGLALTFDFGLGFVEKLSARRLRQVGGGLLLALPLLAAGYWLPQASGRLRAGFSPEFIGRADCLPGLTQAYGLTHLPNVVLAPALVYEAARNGHVDVIDGYSTDGRIRAYGLRVLRDDRHALPPYFAAPVLRPALLRAHPELGPVLDQLSGQLSDSAMTTLNYQVDYLHREPKEVALAWLRRKHLWKSPRPLPPGAATVRLGSKIFAEQYILVEMYAALIRGNTDLAVTTKTGLGGTTICFEALRGGQIDMYPEYTGTGLQVLLQPSAAVLDSLGGRPAAVYQYVRQQFARRYGLEWRAPLGFNNAYCLLMRQRQARQLGIASISQLGHYLER; this comes from the coding sequence ATGCAGCTTCTTACCGAACTCTTCGCCTTCTGGCACGCGCAGGCCGGCAAGCTGGGCCAGCAAACCCTTCAGCACATCGCCCTCACGGCCGCCGCGCTGCTGCTGGGCGTGGCTGTGGGCGTGCCGGTGGGGCTGTGGCTCACGCGCCGGCCGCGCTACGCGCCGGCGGTGCTGGGGGCGGCGGGCATATTGCAAACCGTGCCCAGCATTGCGCTGCTAGGCTTTCTGATTCCGGTGATGGGCATTGGGGCCGCGCCGGCCATCCTGGCGCTGCTGCTGTACTCGCTGCTGCCCATTATTCGCAACACGGTGGCCGGCATCCAGGGCGTGCCGCCGGCCGTGGTGGAGGCGGCTAAAGGGCTGGGCTTCACCGATGGCCAAATTCTGCGGCGGGTCGAATTGCCGCTGGCCCTACCCGTGCTCATGGCCGGCATCCGCACGGCTACGGTCATCAATGTGGGGGTGGCCACGCTGGCGGCCTACGTGGCGGCGGGCGGCCTGGGTGAGTTCATCTTCGGCGGCATCGCCCTCAATAACCCGGTGATGATACTGGCCGGGGCCATTCCGGCCGCCGGGCTGGCGCTGACGTTCGATTTTGGCCTGGGCTTCGTGGAGAAGCTTTCGGCGCGGCGGCTACGCCAGGTGGGCGGCGGGCTGCTGCTGGCCCTGCCCCTGCTGGCGGCCGGCTACTGGCTGCCGCAGGCCAGCGGGCGGCTGCGGGCGGGTTTCAGCCCCGAGTTTATCGGGCGGGCCGACTGCCTGCCGGGCCTCACCCAGGCCTACGGCCTCACGCATTTGCCCAACGTGGTGCTGGCCCCGGCGCTCGTGTACGAGGCCGCCCGCAACGGCCACGTCGATGTCATCGACGGCTACTCGACCGATGGGCGCATCCGGGCCTATGGCCTGCGCGTGCTGCGCGACGACCGCCACGCCCTACCCCCCTACTTTGCCGCGCCCGTGCTGCGGCCCGCCCTGCTGCGCGCCCACCCCGAACTGGGGCCGGTGCTCGACCAGCTCAGCGGCCAGCTCTCTGATTCGGCCATGACCACCCTCAACTACCAGGTCGATTATCTGCACCGCGAGCCGAAAGAGGTGGCCCTGGCCTGGCTGCGCCGCAAGCACTTATGGAAGTCCCCGCGCCCCCTACCCCCCGGCGCGGCCACGGTGCGGCTGGGCTCCAAAATTTTTGCCGAGCAATATATTTTAGTAGAGATGTACGCCGCCCTCATTCGGGGTAATACGGACCTGGCGGTGACCACCAAAACCGGCCTGGGCGGCACCACCATTTGCTTCGAGGCCCTGCGCGGCGGGCAGATTGACATGTATCCCGAATATACGGGCACCGGCTTGCAGGTGCTTTTGCAGCCCTCGGCGGCGGTGCTCGACTCGCTGGGCGGCCGCCCGGCGGCGGTTTATCAGTATGTGCGTCAGCAGTTTGCGCGGCGCTACGGCCTGGAGTGGCGCGCGCCGCTGGGCTTCAACAATGCCTATTGCCTGCTCATGCGCCAGCGCCAGGCCAGGCAGCTGGGCATCGCCAGCATCTCGCAGTTGGGGCACTATTTAGAACGCTGA
- a CDS encoding transcriptional regulator → MRPVIVRLDALLAQRNLNPTELSERVGSTIANLSVLKSGRARAIRFSTLAALCQALASQPGKLLAYVPDS, encoded by the coding sequence CTGAGGCCAGTTATCGTGCGCCTGGATGCGCTGCTGGCCCAGCGCAACCTGAACCCAACCGAACTTAGCGAACGGGTCGGCAGCACCATTGCCAACCTGAGCGTCTTGAAAAGCGGCCGGGCGCGGGCTATTCGCTTCTCCACGCTGGCGGCGCTGTGTCAGGCGCTGGCCAGCCAGCCGGGCAAGCTATTAGCCTACGTGCCCGATAGTTAG
- a CDS encoding L-fucose transporter, with translation MQTATTRPLAPTPPPFTERRYVLTLCFVVSLFMLWGLGVTMADVLNKHFQEVLHISKANSAYVQAATFGAYFVMGLPAGWFMKRFGYQKGVILGLSLYATGAFLMIPAANAASFTLLLGALFVLACGLGTLEAVAHPFLDGLGDPGSSDRRITFSHAINGIGAVSGPLVGGYFILRGTHAAGDLSSIKVLYAIIGTVVGSVGLAFAFVKVPPLNAEHTPETRLGAPNESPTDLAADKSLFQHKHFVWACVAQLFNTAAQGGTWAYFINYGTDYMALRPGPAIQGFWQVGTLLSRTVGLVPGLPHLANDVAAYFFSLSLVGMMLGRFLGTYLMQFIAPNRLLAFAALANIGMCLIVAQHWGWVSFGALIGLNFFFSIMFPTIYSLGLKDLGRHKQLASSFIVMGVVGAALFPRFVMGQVANTSVAHAYYLPIICYAVVFLYGIRFYKVQR, from the coding sequence ATGCAAACTGCTACTACCCGGCCCCTGGCCCCTACCCCCCCACCCTTCACCGAACGACGCTACGTACTCACGCTTTGCTTTGTGGTGTCGCTATTTATGCTCTGGGGCCTGGGCGTGACGATGGCCGACGTGCTCAACAAGCACTTTCAGGAGGTGCTGCATATAAGCAAGGCCAACTCGGCCTACGTGCAGGCCGCCACATTCGGGGCCTACTTCGTGATGGGCCTGCCCGCTGGCTGGTTCATGAAGCGTTTTGGCTACCAGAAAGGCGTTATCCTAGGTCTAAGTCTGTATGCCACCGGGGCGTTTTTGATGATACCGGCGGCCAACGCGGCTTCGTTCACGCTCCTGCTCGGGGCCTTGTTTGTGCTGGCCTGCGGCCTGGGCACGCTGGAGGCCGTGGCGCACCCGTTTCTGGATGGCCTGGGCGACCCCGGCAGCTCCGACCGGCGCATCACTTTTTCGCACGCCATCAACGGTATCGGGGCGGTGTCGGGGCCGCTGGTGGGGGGCTATTTTATCCTGCGGGGTACGCACGCGGCCGGCGACTTGTCCTCGATAAAGGTGCTCTACGCCATCATCGGCACAGTGGTGGGTAGCGTGGGGCTGGCTTTCGCCTTCGTTAAAGTGCCGCCGCTCAACGCCGAGCACACGCCCGAAACGCGCCTGGGCGCGCCCAATGAGTCGCCCACCGACCTGGCGGCCGACAAAAGCCTGTTTCAACACAAGCATTTTGTGTGGGCCTGCGTGGCGCAGCTCTTCAACACGGCGGCGCAGGGCGGCACCTGGGCCTATTTCATCAACTATGGCACCGACTACATGGCCTTGCGGCCGGGGCCGGCCATCCAGGGGTTCTGGCAGGTGGGAACGCTCCTCAGCCGCACCGTGGGCCTGGTGCCGGGGCTGCCGCACCTGGCCAACGACGTAGCGGCTTACTTCTTCTCCCTGAGCCTGGTGGGCATGATGCTGGGTCGTTTTCTGGGCACCTACCTCATGCAGTTCATTGCCCCCAACCGGCTGCTGGCCTTCGCCGCCCTGGCCAACATCGGCATGTGCCTTATCGTGGCGCAGCACTGGGGCTGGGTGTCGTTCGGGGCGCTTATTGGCCTCAATTTCTTCTTCAGTATTATGTTTCCCACCATTTATAGCTTGGGACTCAAGGATTTGGGCAGGCACAAGCAGCTGGCTTCGTCGTTCATCGTGATGGGCGTGGTGGGCGCGGCGCTGTTTCCGCGCTTCGTGATGGGGCAGGTGGCCAATACCAGCGTGGCGCACGCTTATTATTTGCCCATTATCTGCTACGCGGTAGTATTTCTATACGGGATAAGGTTTTACAAAGTGCAGCGGTAG